AGATATTCGAGACTTGATGACAATTTCCAGAATTAGCGAGCGGCAATTATTAATTATCAATTTATTTTCCAATTCACCTAATTTAACCAATCGCAATTCCTTAATTTTTAATTGACAATACGACGTCTTAACTTCCTAGCTAATTGCTAATTTTTAATTCCTGTGGTACCAATACCGCGAATAAACTGTCGCTGACCGATTAAAAATAACAAAATCACCGGGATTGTCGCAATAACCACAGCCGCCATCAACAAAGACCAATTATTAGTAAACTGTTCTTGAAACTCAGCTAAAGCAAGCTGTACCGTTCTTAACTCTGGTCGTGTCGTAAAAATTAAAGGCTTAAATAAATCGTTCCACTCACCAATAAAAGTAAACAAAAACAAAGTTACCAAAGCTGGACGAGATAAAGGTAACATAATTCGCCAGAGAATTGCCAAGCGATTAGCTCCATCTAAAGCCGCAGCTTCCTCCAACTCCACAGGTACAGTGCTAAAATATTGTCGCATCAAAAAAATGCCAAAACCATTAGCTGCCGTAGGCAAAATCAACGCCGCATAAGTATTAATCAAATGTCCCCACTTCAACACTAAAAAAATTGGAATTACCAAAATTTGAAAAGGAATCACCAACGTAGCCAAAATGAGCAATAAAATTGCTTGACGACCGCGAAACTTCAGTCTTGCTAAAGCATAA
This Oscillatoria salina IIICB1 DNA region includes the following protein-coding sequences:
- a CDS encoding carbohydrate ABC transporter permease, which produces MAGKYWFKSIATNSTFWILLLLLLGVGLILLPLGVVFFTSLSPAGTAAGEAIPLDSLTFANYRSAWARGDFLLAFANSTFVALAVTGFQLLTSALAGYALARLKFRGRQAILLLILATLVIPFQILVIPIFLVLKWGHLINTYAALILPTAANGFGIFLMRQYFSTVPVELEEAAALDGANRLAILWRIMLPLSRPALVTLFLFTFIGEWNDLFKPLIFTTRPELRTVQLALAEFQEQFTNNWSLLMAAVVIATIPVILLFLIGQRQFIRGIGTTGIKN